A region of the Sphingobium yanoikuyae genome:
GCTGGCGCGGGTACAGTTGCTGTTGCGCAAGGCCGGCGGCAATGCCGCGGTCGTCACCAGCCTGCGCTATGACGATCTCGACATGGACCTGCTCGCCCGCCGGGTGAAGCGCGCCGGCAAGGCGATTGACCTGCAACCGCGCGAATTTCGCCTGCTCGAATTCTTCCTGCGCCACCCCGACCAGGTCGTCACCCGCACCATGTTGCTGGAAGGCGTGTGGGACTATCATTTCGACCCCGGTACCAATGTTATCGACGTGCATATCAGCCGCCTGCGCCGCAAGCTGGACGACGTATCGGACCGGCCGCTGCTGCATACGGTACGCGGCATGGGCTATCGCCTGGGCCTCGATGGCTGAGGTGGAGGCGCGGGCCGGGGCTGCGGACGGCTGGCGCGGCTTTGCCCGGTCGACCATCGGCCGTTTCGTCGGGCTCGCCTTCCTCTGCCAGTTCCTGGTCACCGGCGGCGTGCTGTTGTTCGTGCAGCAGGCAAGCCAGCGCACCGTCGTCGCCGCCGACCGCGATGCCGTCCATGACCTGCGCGACGAATTGCTGCGGGTCGCGCGGGAGCGCGGGGCGGCCGGACTGCGGCAGGATATCGAACGACGCCTGCCCACGGTGCGCAGCGAGCGCATCGTGCTGTTGCTGACCGATGCGCAGGGCCGGATCGTCGCGGGCAATCTGGGCGCCTGGCCGACGACGATTCCCGACAATACCCCCTGGCGCACGATCGAGCTGTATCGCATCGGCGGCGAACAGCCCGAGCCGATCGGCGTCAGCACATCCCGCCTGCCCGATGGCGGCCGCCTGCTCGCCGGCATCGTCACGTCCCACAGCCTGCAACTGACCCGCATCTATGAGGAGGCGCTGACCATCGCCTTCCTGATGAGCCTGCTGCTCACCCTCATCATCGCCATCCTGCTCGGCCGGGTGCTGACACGCCAGATTTCGGCGATCGCCGACACCGCCAATGCGGTCGCGGTCGGCGCCTTCCATCGCCGGGTCGCCACCGACGGCAGCGGCGACGCCTTCGATCGCCTGGGCCTGTCGATCAACGCCATGCTGGAGCGGATCGACGCGCTGGTCAGCCAGTTGCGGATGATGACCGACGGCCTGGCCCATGATCTGAAATCCCCCGTCACCCGCCTGCTCTCGGTGGTGGAGCAGGCCAGCACCCAGACCCGCGACGACCAGGCGCTCGACGCGCTGGAAAAGGTCCATCGCGAGGCGCAGACGCTGCAGGGGATGCTCTCCACCGCCCTGCTCATCAGCCGCACCGAGGCCGGTTTCGGCAGCGACCGGATGCGCGACACGGCGATCGCCGAACTGCTGGAGGATCTGGCCGAAGTCTATGGCCCGCTGATCGAGGATAGCGGTTTCACCCTCCATGTCGCGGCGCCCGCCGGCCTCGCCTTCCCGCTCCACCGCGAACTGGTGAGCCAGGCGATCGCCAATCTGATCGAGAATGCGCTGAAATATGCCGAGGGCGGCGATCGTATCGCGCTTGAAGCCGCGATGGATGGCGACGCGCTCACCATCAGCGTCAGCGACAATGGGCCGGGCATTCCCGCCGACCAGCATGAAGCGGCAATGAAACGCTTCGGCCGACTCGACCCGTCGCGCACCAAGCCCGGATCGGGGCTGGGCCTGTCGCTGGTCGAAGCGGTGGCGCGGCTGCATCATGGCGCGCTGCTGCTGGGCGATGCCGCCCCAGGCCTGCGCGCGACATTGCGCCTGCGTCGCCCCACCTGAGCGGCGCCCGATTTTCCAGCGATTTCAAGGAAAAGGCACATCCCGGCCGACAGCGTAGCGCGTGCAGTCGCCGGCCATCGACCGGGATGAAGCATTGCCACCCTTTTGGAGAGGGGAGTGACAACGTTGTCCTGCGCATTAGCGCGTAGCCGCAGGGGTTGCAACAGCGATTTGCCACGGCTCGTCGCAGGACATGAAAAAAGCCGCCAAGCCCTTGCAGGCCGGCGGCTTATTTTCTGTCGGTGGCTTGTATCAGCCGCCGTAGAGATTGGTCGGCAGGCCCTTCACACCGCATTCCACCTCGAAAAAGGCGCCGTCATAGTCGAATTCGGGCAGGCCGATCGCGGCCGAGCTGACGAACATGCGGTCGAGGTCGGGACCGGCGAAGGTGATGTTGGTCACTTGCTTCGCCGGCAGTTCGATCGCCCGATCGAGCTTGCCCTCGGGCGAGAAGCGGCTGATCCGCGAACCGCCCCAATGGGCCACCCACAAATAGCCTTCGGCATCCACCGTCATGCCGTCAGGATGGCCATCGGCTTCGGTGAAGGTGATGAAGGGCTGGCGATCGTGAATCGTTCCGTCCGGGCCGCGGCGGAAGCGATACATGATCCGGCGGCCGGTATCGCTATGATAGAGATATTCGCCACAGGCCGAGAAGGCCGGGCCATTGGGCACGCGATAGCCATCGTCCATCTCCGTGACCGAACCATCGCGATCAAGGCGATAGAGCGCGCCGACATCCTGCCCTTCGGCCATGTCCATCGTGCCGCACCAGATGCGGCCATCCTTGTCCGCCTTGCCATCGTTCATGCGATTGCCAGGCAGATGCGGTTCGGGATCATGGATCGGCGTGATCGCCAGCGGGTCCAGCGTGAAGCTGGCAAAGCCGCTCTGGAAACCACCGATGAAGCCGCCCTGCGCCCGCTCGGCCACCCAGCCAAGCGGTTCGGGCATGGCCCAGCGCGACACCTGGCCATCGTCGAGCGACAGCCGGTTGAGCGCCGGGGCCAGGATATCGACCCAATAGACCGCATTTTCACGGGCGGACCAGAGCGTCCCCTCCCCCAGCGTGTCGCGGATGTCGCCGCGTTCGATCTTGCGCCAGGCGGTCATGTCAGCGCTTCACCGACAGGCGATAGACCATCTGATGATGATAGGGCTTGCCCGGATCGACCCGCGCCGAAACGAAGCTCGGCTGGTTGGGCGAGTCGGGGAACTTCTGCGGCTCCAGCGCGATGCCGTCACCCATGCGATACACATGCTGGTTCTTGCCGATGAAGGTGCCGTCCAGGAAATTGCCGGTATAGAATTGCACGCCCGGTTCCGTGGTCAGCACTTCGAGGACGCGGCCCGATGCCGGATCTTCCAGACGCGCGGCCAGGCCCGGTGCCTTGGTCAGTCCCTTGTCGAGCGCGAAATTATGGTCATAGCCACGGCCTGCGATGATCTGCGCATCATGGCCGTCGCGGATGCCGTCAGCGACGCGGCGGCCATTGCGGAAGTCGAACACGCCGCCGTCCACCGGCTTCAGTTCGCCGGTCGGGATCAGATTGGCATCGACCGGGGTATAGGCCTTGGCCGGAATCGTCAGCACATGGCCCAGCGCGCCGTCGGTCGAGCCTTCGCCGCCCAGGTCGAAGATCGCATGGTTGGTCATGTTGACGATGGTCGGCTTGTCGGTCTTCGCGTCGAACGCGATGCCCAGATTGCCGCTCTCGTCCAGCGTATAGGTGACGGTGACGTCCAGCTTGCCGGGATAGCCCGAATCGCCATCGGGGCTGACCAGCGACAGCACCAGCGTCGCGACCGGCCCGCTCTTGACCGACACGACCTTCCACACCTGCTTGTCGAAGCCCTTGCCGCCGCCATGCAGCGAATTGACCTTGTCGTTGAGCGGCAGCTGATAGGCCTTGCCATCAAGGCTGAACTTGCCGCCGGCGATGCGGTTGGCATAGCGGCCCACGGTCACGCCGAAGAAGTTGGGATGGTCGACATAGCCGCCCAGATCGTCATAGCCCAGCAGCACGTCGGCGCTCTTGCCGTCCTTGTCCGGGCCGGACAGCGACTGGAGCGTCGCGCCATAGCTCAGGATCTTGGCCGACACGCCATGGCTGTTGCTCAGCGTGATCGTCTCGATCGCGGTGCCGTCGGCCAGCTTGCCGGCCGGGGCGCGGCTGGCATCCGCCGCCATCGCCGTGCCGCTTGCGAGCGACAGGGCCAGTGCGTATGACAGCGCTGTTTTCAAATCGACGACCTTTCGCATGGACTTCCTCTCGTGAAACCTACGCCCATTGACGGGCGGTTACGGGGGATATACTCCGACAAAATAAGCGGACGCAACCCTAGATCGGTCTCGTCAGCTAGTGGAACTGCACTGGAGAAGGATGAATGGCAGGACCGATTTCCTCAGGCGCTGCGCCGGTCGCAACGCATAACCCCGGCACGCGTTATGGGCCCGCGCTCGCGCTGCTGGCCAGCCTCTTCTTCATGTGGGGCTTCATCACCGTCATCAACAACACGCTGCTGCCGCATCTGCGCAGCGTGTTCGAGCTGAGCTATACCCAGACGACCTTGATCGAATCGGTCTGGTTCATCGCCTATTTCGTCGCCTCGATTCCCTCGGCCAAGCTGATCGAACGGGTCGGCTATCAGAAGTCGCTGGTGATCGGCCTGCTGATCATGGCCGCCGGCGCGCTGGGTATGACGGTCGCCGCATCCATCCCCTCCTATGGCGTGACCCTGGTCATGCTGTTCGTGATCGCCAGCGGCATCACCCTGCTGCAGGTCGCCGCCAACCCCTATGTCGCGGTCGTCGGCAAGCCGGAAACCGCCTCGTCGCGCCTTAACCTGGTGCAGGCGATGAACTCGGCCGGCACGATGCTGGCCCCGATGTTCGGCGCCTATCTGATCCTCGGCCGGTCGAAGGCCGGCACGGCGCAGGGCGAAGTCGTCCTGACCCAGGCCGAACGCCTGGCCGACGCCCAGTCGGTGATCCTGCCCTATGTGCTGGTCGCGATCGTGCTGGTGGTGCTGGCCTTCGTCATCGCCCGCTTCCCCCTGCCCGCCATGGGCAGCGCGACCTCGCGCCTCGCCAAGGAAGAGCGCAAGAAGCATTCGCTCTGGTCGCACCGCAACCTGGTGTTCGGCATCCCGGCGATCTTCATCTATCTGATCGCGGAAATCGGCGTCGCCAACCTGTTCGTCAATTTCGTCAGCCAGCCCACCATCGCCAACCTGACCCATGAACAGGCCGGCAATTATCTGTCGCTCCTGTGGGGCGGCATGATGGTCGGCCGCTTCGCCGGCTCGGCGATCATGCAGAAGTTCGACGCGGGCCATGTCCTCGCCGCCTTCTCGGTCGGTGCCTTCATCGTGATGATGGTCACCGTCTTCACCACCGGCCCGGTCGCCATGTGGTCGCTGATCCTGGTCGGCCTGTTCCACTCGATCATGTTCCCGACCATCTTCACCCTCGGCATCAAGGGCCTTGGCCCGCTGACCGAAGAAGGTTCGGGCCTGCTGGTGATGGCGATTGCCGGTGGCGCACTGGTCGTGGTGCAGGGCTGGATGGCCGACCATTATGGCCTGCAGACCAGCTTCCTGCTGACCGCCGCCTGCGAACTCTATGTCCTCTTCTACGCCCTGTGGGGATCGA
Encoded here:
- a CDS encoding response regulator transcription factor — encoded protein: MSHKILVVEDDAATAAYIVKGMTEAGFTVDQADNGRDGLFLASDGSYGVIILDRMMPAMDGMAMLKALRAASIETPVIFLSALGTPEDRVEGLTSGSDDYLTKPFAFAELLARVQLLLRKAGGNAAVVTSLRYDDLDMDLLARRVKRAGKAIDLQPREFRLLEFFLRHPDQVVTRTMLLEGVWDYHFDPGTNVIDVHISRLRRKLDDVSDRPLLHTVRGMGYRLGLDG
- a CDS encoding sensor histidine kinase, which translates into the protein MAEVEARAGAADGWRGFARSTIGRFVGLAFLCQFLVTGGVLLFVQQASQRTVVAADRDAVHDLRDELLRVARERGAAGLRQDIERRLPTVRSERIVLLLTDAQGRIVAGNLGAWPTTIPDNTPWRTIELYRIGGEQPEPIGVSTSRLPDGGRLLAGIVTSHSLQLTRIYEEALTIAFLMSLLLTLIIAILLGRVLTRQISAIADTANAVAVGAFHRRVATDGSGDAFDRLGLSINAMLERIDALVSQLRMMTDGLAHDLKSPVTRLLSVVEQASTQTRDDQALDALEKVHREAQTLQGMLSTALLISRTEAGFGSDRMRDTAIAELLEDLAEVYGPLIEDSGFTLHVAAPAGLAFPLHRELVSQAIANLIENALKYAEGGDRIALEAAMDGDALTISVSDNGPGIPADQHEAAMKRFGRLDPSRTKPGSGLGLSLVEAVARLHHGALLLGDAAPGLRATLRLRRPT
- a CDS encoding SMP-30/gluconolactonase/LRE family protein, coding for MTAWRKIERGDIRDTLGEGTLWSARENAVYWVDILAPALNRLSLDDGQVSRWAMPEPLGWVAERAQGGFIGGFQSGFASFTLDPLAITPIHDPEPHLPGNRMNDGKADKDGRIWCGTMDMAEGQDVGALYRLDRDGSVTEMDDGYRVPNGPAFSACGEYLYHSDTGRRIMYRFRRGPDGTIHDRQPFITFTEADGHPDGMTVDAEGYLWVAHWGGSRISRFSPEGKLDRAIELPAKQVTNITFAGPDLDRMFVSSAAIGLPEFDYDGAFFEVECGVKGLPTNLYGG
- a CDS encoding aldose epimerase family protein, yielding MRKVVDLKTALSYALALSLASGTAMAADASRAPAGKLADGTAIETITLSNSHGVSAKILSYGATLQSLSGPDKDGKSADVLLGYDDLGGYVDHPNFFGVTVGRYANRIAGGKFSLDGKAYQLPLNDKVNSLHGGGKGFDKQVWKVVSVKSGPVATLVLSLVSPDGDSGYPGKLDVTVTYTLDESGNLGIAFDAKTDKPTIVNMTNHAIFDLGGEGSTDGALGHVLTIPAKAYTPVDANLIPTGELKPVDGGVFDFRNGRRVADGIRDGHDAQIIAGRGYDHNFALDKGLTKAPGLAARLEDPASGRVLEVLTTEPGVQFYTGNFLDGTFIGKNQHVYRMGDGIALEPQKFPDSPNQPSFVSARVDPGKPYHHQMVYRLSVKR
- a CDS encoding sugar MFS transporter, producing MAGPISSGAAPVATHNPGTRYGPALALLASLFFMWGFITVINNTLLPHLRSVFELSYTQTTLIESVWFIAYFVASIPSAKLIERVGYQKSLVIGLLIMAAGALGMTVAASIPSYGVTLVMLFVIASGITLLQVAANPYVAVVGKPETASSRLNLVQAMNSAGTMLAPMFGAYLILGRSKAGTAQGEVVLTQAERLADAQSVILPYVLVAIVLVVLAFVIARFPLPAMGSATSRLAKEERKKHSLWSHRNLVFGIPAIFIYLIAEIGVANLFVNFVSQPTIANLTHEQAGNYLSLLWGGMMVGRFAGSAIMQKFDAGHVLAAFSVGAFIVMMVTVFTTGPVAMWSLILVGLFHSIMFPTIFTLGIKGLGPLTEEGSGLLVMAIAGGALVVVQGWMADHYGLQTSFLLTAACELYVLFYALWGSKTTQALPEPELH